A portion of the Streptomyces griseiscabiei genome contains these proteins:
- the mtrA gene encoding two-component system response regulator MtrA, which yields MMAFMKGRVLVVDDDTALAEMLGIVLRGEGFEPSFVADGDKALAAFREAKPDLVLLDLMLPGRDGIEVCRLIRAESGVPIVMLTAKSDTVDVVVGLESGADDYIVKPFKPKELVARIRARLRRSEEPAPEQLAIGDLVIDVAGHSVKREGQSIALTPLEFDLLVALARKPWQVFTREVLLEQVWGYRHAADTRLVNVHVQRLRSKVEKDPERPEIVVTVRGVGYKAGPS from the coding sequence ATGATGGCATTCATGAAGGGACGAGTCCTTGTCGTCGACGACGACACCGCACTGGCCGAGATGCTCGGCATTGTGTTGCGTGGTGAAGGTTTTGAGCCGTCTTTCGTAGCCGACGGCGACAAGGCGCTGGCCGCGTTCCGTGAGGCCAAACCGGATCTGGTGCTGCTGGATCTGATGCTGCCGGGCCGGGACGGGATCGAGGTGTGCCGTCTGATCAGGGCGGAGTCCGGGGTGCCGATCGTGATGCTCACGGCCAAGAGCGACACCGTCGATGTGGTGGTCGGCCTGGAGTCGGGCGCGGACGACTACATCGTGAAGCCGTTCAAGCCGAAGGAGCTGGTGGCCCGGATCCGGGCGCGGCTGAGGCGGTCGGAGGAGCCTGCGCCGGAGCAGCTCGCCATAGGTGACCTGGTCATCGATGTGGCCGGGCACTCGGTGAAGCGGGAGGGGCAGTCGATCGCTTTGACCCCGCTGGAGTTCGATCTGCTGGTCGCGCTGGCGCGCAAGCCGTGGCAGGTGTTCACTCGTGAGGTCCTGCTGGAGCAGGTCTGGGGGTACCGCCACGCGGCGGACACCCGTCTGGTGAACGTTCATGTGCAGCGGCTGCGTTCCAAGGTCGAGAAGGACCCGGAGCGGCCGGAGATCGTGGTGACCGTCCGTGGTGTCGGATACAAGGCAGGACCCAGCTGA